A genomic segment from Pectinophora gossypiella chromosome 3, ilPecGoss1.1, whole genome shotgun sequence encodes:
- the LOC126381493 gene encoding uncharacterized protein LOC126381493, with translation MRQLLVPVLLLAAVALSSSNVLPMTSADRLDTNAMNGQQYDNIFSNRYNTRNVLDTMFYTVPGGTSQSTRLLRKIGKYKNTNNNRAKESLNAVVNEEDNYDGEGFRKEQWHNYPRQLDRLHEYLLDYRDGDMKRSIDTDDLGMEEYDATESKEKSSSNIATNEYLLDNNEDKHNTYDAVIAATNPFLILKVHLTCLSNRLKKMPETNPEELFQTDLKKKTNDVEGRLFTNEINPAAKVKREGVTAQENELSNDNSSSKKKTVNKRLFSLWSRLQSLSHKGHELPHRRHLTFYGFPDSDGGGALTAETRAMMRPPGSPLRWG, from the exons ATGAGGCAATTACTGGTTCCTGTGCTGTTACTCGCGGCAGTCGCGCTCTCGTCAAGCAATGTACTTCCAATGACGTCCGCAGACCGCCTGGACACAAACGCCATGAACGGCCAACAATATGACAATATATTTAGTAATAGATACAATACTAGGAATGTCCTTGACACTATGTTTTATACAGTACCCGGCGGTACGTCACAAAGTACTCGACTGCTGAGAAAGATAGGTAAATACAAGAACACCAATAACAATCGGGCTAAAGAGAGTCTCAACGCGGTCGTTAATGAGGAAGATAATTACGACGGCGAGGGGTTCCGGAAAGAACAATGGCATAACTATCCGAGACAATTGGACCGTCTCCACGAATATCTCCTCGATTACCGCGATGGCGATATGAAACGAAGTATCGACACCGACGACCTTGGCATGGAAGAATATGACGCAACAGAATCTAAAGAGAAAAGTAGCAGTAATATAGCAACCAACGAATACCTCCTTGATAATAATGAAGATAAACACAACACATACGACGCAGTTATAGCAGCCACTAACCCCTTTTTAATACTTAAAGTACATTTAACATGTTTGAGTAATCGACTTAAAAAAATGCCTGAAACTAACCCAGAAGAGCTGTTTCAAACAGACttgaaaaaaaagacaaatgaTGTGGAGGGAAGGCTGTTTACGAATGAAATTAACCCCGCGGCGAAAGTCAAACGAGAAGGCGTGACTGCACAGGAAAATGAACTTTCAA ATGACAATTCATCGAGTAAGAAGAAGACAGTGAACAAACGGTTGTTTTCACTGTGGAGTAGATTACAGAGTCTGTCGCACAAAGGACATGAACTACCACATCGGAGACATCTGACATTTTACGGCTTCCCTGACTCCGACGGTGGCGGGGCCCTGACCGCGGAGACCAGGGCCATGATGAGGCCCCCTGGGTCCCCCCTGCGGTGGGGATAA